In Elaeis guineensis isolate ETL-2024a chromosome 1, EG11, whole genome shotgun sequence, a genomic segment contains:
- the LOC105039686 gene encoding defensin-like protein 1: MERNHVPTGLVFLLLILFTSEMMTIASARLCESQSHTYRGTCTNNHNCAIVCQREGRGFTGGRCRGFWRRCYCTKIC; this comes from the exons ATGGAGAGAAATCATGTGCCTACAGGATTGGTGTTCTTGCTGCTAATATTGTTTACCTCAG AGATGATGACAATTGCCAGTGCAAGGCTGTGCGAGTCGCAAAGCCACACGTACAGGGGAACGTGCACCAACAACCATAACTGCGCCATCGTATGCCAAAGAGAGGGCAGGGGATTCACTGGTGGCAGGTGCAGGGGATTCTGGCGAAGATGCTACTGTACCAAGATATGTTAG
- the LOC140854855 gene encoding uncharacterized protein, producing the protein MPSDGVQMQIPKLTKENFGNWCIQMKSLFGSQDLWEIVNDCYTEPTPDQERGYNQNQKEALRVTRRRDKKALFQLYQALDEVTFERITEATSAKQAWDILSIIFKGEEKVKRIRLQQLRGEFEVATMKETENIFNYFSRILVIVNQLKRNGEKIDDVRVVEKILRSLTPRFEHIVVAIEEANDVDTLSINALMGKLQVHEQKKQNKIEAANTEQILQSKVEAKDQKGKDQGQSQAFRDASSNIRGGGNNYRGRGRGRSHDRGGYNGGRGRTPNFNNGRGGRRGEHD; encoded by the coding sequence ATGCCTAGTGATGGTGTGCAAATGCAAATCCCAAAGCTTACTAAGGAGAACTTTGGGAATTGGTGTATCCAGATGAAGTCATTGTTTGGCTCACAAGATTTATGGGAGATCGTTAATGATTGCTACACCGAGCCTACACCAGATCAAGAGAGAGGgtataatcaaaatcaaaaggAGGCTTTGAGGGTTACAAGGAGGAGAGACAAGAAAGCTTTGTTTCAATTGTATCAAGCCTTGGATGAGGTGACATTTGAAAGAATTACTGAGGCAACTTCTGCAAAGCAAGCATGGGATATTCTCTCCATCATAtttaaaggagaagaaaaagtgaaGCGAATCCGACTACAACAACTACGAGGAGAATTTGAAGTCGCCACCATGAAGGAGACGGAGAATATCTTCAACTACTTTTCTCGAATATTGGTTATCGTAAACCAATTGAAGAGGAATGGAGAGAAAATAGATGATGTTCGAGTGGTAGAGAAGATACTTCGGTCTTTGACACCGAGGTTTGAGCATATTGTTGTCGCTATTGAAGAAGCTAATGATGTGGATACTCTATCCATCAATGCGTTGATGGGTAAACTTCAAGTCCATGAACAAAAGAAGCAAAATAAAATTGAAGCAGCTAATACAGAGCAAATACTTCAATCAAAGGTAGAGGCCAAAGATCAAAAAGGAAAGGATCAAGGGCAATCTCAAGCATTTCGAGATGCTAGTAGCAACATAAGAGGTGGTGGCAACAACTACCGTGGTCGTGGTCGAGGCCGTAGTCATGATCGAGGaggctacaatggtggaagaggcCGAACTCCAAATTTCAACAATGGAAGAGGTGGTAGAAGAGGTGAACATGATTGA